A section of the Anabaena cylindrica PCC 7122 genome encodes:
- a CDS encoding PIN domain-containing protein, with protein sequence MARHLVILDSCVLFPMYLRDTLLRCAWGGLYIPFWSQEILDGATRDLVLTDKMQSDKAKNLETQIKIHFPEAMVEVPSGLVQVMTNHLGDRHVMAAAVVVKANIIVTSNLKHFQEKDLAPWQIKAQSPDVFLTELYNFYPQQVIAVL encoded by the coding sequence ATGGCTAGACACTTGGTTATATTAGACTCTTGTGTTTTGTTTCCAATGTACTTGCGCGACACTCTACTTCGTTGTGCTTGGGGCGGTTTATATATACCCTTTTGGTCACAAGAAATCCTTGATGGTGCAACTCGGGATCTTGTACTCACAGATAAAATGCAATCAGATAAAGCAAAGAATCTTGAGACACAAATAAAAATACATTTTCCAGAGGCTATGGTTGAAGTACCGTCTGGGTTAGTTCAAGTTATGACAAATCACCTTGGAGACCGTCATGTTATGGCTGCGGCTGTAGTGGTTAAAGCTAATATAATTGTTACCTCAAACCTGAAACATTTTCAAGAGAAGGATTTAGCTCCTTGGCAAATTAAAGCACAATCTCCAGATGTATTTTTAACTGAACTATATAATTTTTATCCACAACAAGTTATTGCGGTATTATAG
- a CDS encoding helix-turn-helix domain-containing protein: protein MTTFLSNQNKHTVSNIVTENETEAIKQLAELLKQENSQLRLVANGQEVAVSDSVFDVLREIVREMALGNYVSIVTYNPELTTQQAADLLNVSRPYLIKLLEQGELPYIMVGTHRRVRFGDLMKYKENRDIKRDKFLTELTQMSQEAGFYE from the coding sequence ATGACTACCTTCCTATCTAACCAAAATAAACATACTGTTTCCAACATCGTTACAGAAAACGAAACTGAAGCTATAAAACAACTTGCGGAATTACTCAAACAGGAAAATAGTCAACTAAGATTAGTAGCTAATGGTCAAGAAGTCGCTGTTTCTGATTCTGTTTTTGATGTATTACGTGAAATTGTCCGGGAAATGGCATTAGGCAATTATGTATCTATAGTTACATACAATCCAGAACTCACAACTCAACAAGCGGCTGATTTGTTAAATGTTTCACGTCCCTATCTGATTAAGTTATTAGAACAAGGTGAACTTCCTTATATTATGGTAGGAACTCATAGACGTGTGAGATTTGGTGATTTAATGAAATACAAGGAAAATCGAGATATAAAACGTGATAAATTTCTGACTGAGCTAACTCAAATGAGTCAAGAAGCAGGATTTTATGAATAG